One region of Streptomyces davaonensis JCM 4913 genomic DNA includes:
- a CDS encoding 4Fe-4S dicluster domain-containing protein, which translates to MTVAQGSAVLDRDGLNALVTALVAQGRTVVGPTVRDGAIVLAELASADELPFGWGVELDAGRYRLVRREDGAAFAHSAGPQSWKNFLHPARERLWSADRTPSGGIDFTPEEPRTPSYAFLGVRPCDLRAIAIQDRVLSGGRYEDTGYTRRRGGAFLIAAECTEPGATCFCVSTGGGPAADPGYDLALTEVAGRFLVRVGSDEGAALLAQVPHGAADPDTEDAARAAVDAARNRMGRALPPVDVRALLGASLAADRWDDVAARCLTCGNCTMVCPTCFCTTTEEVTDLTGDHTERWQRWDSCFDLDFSHLHGGPVRASGHSRYRQWLTHKLSTWHDQFDTSGCVGCGRCIAWCPAGIDITEEVTALAAEADPSLDPGTET; encoded by the coding sequence ATGACCGTCGCTCAAGGCTCGGCAGTGCTCGACCGCGATGGCCTGAACGCCCTGGTCACGGCGTTGGTGGCGCAGGGGCGGACCGTCGTCGGGCCGACCGTGCGGGACGGTGCGATCGTGCTCGCCGAGCTGGCGTCGGCGGACGAACTCCCCTTCGGCTGGGGCGTCGAGCTGGACGCCGGACGCTATCGGCTGGTCCGGCGCGAGGACGGGGCCGCCTTCGCGCACAGCGCAGGCCCGCAGTCCTGGAAGAACTTCCTGCACCCCGCGCGGGAACGGCTGTGGAGCGCCGACCGCACGCCGTCGGGCGGCATCGACTTCACCCCGGAGGAGCCCAGGACCCCGTCGTACGCCTTCCTCGGGGTCCGGCCCTGTGATCTGCGGGCCATCGCGATCCAGGACCGGGTGCTGAGCGGCGGGCGGTACGAGGACACCGGGTACACGCGGCGTCGGGGCGGGGCCTTCCTGATCGCCGCCGAGTGCACCGAGCCCGGCGCGACCTGCTTCTGTGTCTCGACGGGCGGCGGCCCGGCAGCGGACCCCGGTTACGACCTGGCGCTCACCGAGGTGGCCGGCCGGTTCCTGGTGCGCGTCGGCAGCGACGAGGGCGCCGCCCTCCTGGCGCAGGTGCCCCACGGTGCCGCGGATCCGGACACCGAGGACGCCGCACGTGCCGCCGTGGACGCGGCACGCAACCGGATGGGACGCGCCCTGCCCCCGGTCGACGTACGGGCGCTGCTCGGCGCGAGCCTGGCCGCCGACCGCTGGGACGATGTCGCCGCCCGCTGCCTGACCTGCGGAAACTGCACGATGGTCTGCCCGACGTGCTTCTGCACCACCACGGAGGAGGTCACCGACCTCACCGGCGACCACACCGAGCGATGGCAGCGCTGGGACTCCTGCTTCGACCTGGACTTCTCCCATCTGCACGGCGGCCCGGTGCGCGCCTCGGGGCACAGCCGTTACCGGCAGTGGCTCACCCACAAACTCTCCACCTGGCACGACCAATTCGACACCTCCGGATGCGTCGGCTGCGGGCGCTGCATCGCATGGTGCCCGGCCGGCATCGACATCACGGAGGAAGTCACCGCGCTCGCGGCCGAAGCCGACCCGTCCCTCGACCCTGGAACGGAGACCTGA
- the hypF gene encoding carbamoyltransferase HypF, with translation MSTRYFRVDGIVQGVGFRPFVHRTARALGLDGWVANVNGHVEGEVAGPPARIEEFAARLRADAPPLARVRDVHLTAGSAHPAYDSGFEVRPSAPGAADRATREIPPDAALCEACLRELRDPRDRRYRYPFINCTDCGPRATIIEDLPYDRGRTTMRRFPLCPRCAAEYADPADRRFHAEPVACPTCGPRLAWADLRGEEALRAAVQAVAEGGIVALKGLGGYQLVCDAGDPRAVAELRRRKRRPAKPFAVMVPDLAAATRLAVIGTAERQALLAPERPVVLLTRHRRHATSALAPEVHPGLSRVGLFLPTTGLHQLLLDRLARPLVVTSGNLSDEPIAVDDTEARRSLGGIADGFLTHDRPIRNRYDDSVVQFAGRTRITVRRARGLAPAPLPLAVDEPVAGAGTQLKHTFTLAAHGRALIGPHTGDLSDQSAHDAFLTSYAHLKRLSGIEPVALAHDLHPGYLSTQWAKEQSVRLMPVQHHHAHVAACAAEHGVRGAFVGVAYDGLGLGDDGTLWGGEILVADLTGYRRVGRFATAPLPGGDAAVRHPSRTALGHLLGGEPLGSPRPYPWLVQPFVDRLDRSEVDAVRAMVAHNVNCPRASSAGRLFDTVAALLGLADRVSYEGEAAVRVEAAAGDTHAVPLAHRIVRTRGLWVYDSAPTLADLLARRLAGEPVGRLAAAFHLTLAIATAELVARAVAEGAPRTVCLGGGCFVNRRLLTEVRRRLRAHGLRVLVGGQVPVGDGGISYGQAAVAAARLAGER, from the coding sequence ATGAGCACGCGCTACTTCCGGGTCGACGGCATCGTGCAGGGCGTCGGCTTCCGGCCCTTCGTCCACCGCACCGCGCGTGCGCTCGGCCTGGACGGCTGGGTGGCCAATGTCAACGGCCATGTCGAGGGCGAGGTCGCCGGACCGCCCGCCAGGATCGAGGAGTTCGCCGCCCGGCTGCGTGCCGACGCACCGCCCCTGGCCCGGGTGCGGGACGTCCACCTCACCGCGGGTTCGGCGCATCCGGCGTACGACAGCGGCTTCGAGGTCCGCCCCAGCGCCCCCGGCGCCGCGGACCGGGCCACGCGCGAGATCCCGCCCGACGCCGCCCTGTGCGAGGCATGTCTGCGCGAACTGCGCGACCCTCGTGACCGCCGCTACCGCTACCCGTTCATCAACTGCACCGACTGCGGACCGCGCGCCACGATCATCGAGGACCTCCCCTACGACCGCGGCCGCACCACCATGCGCCGCTTCCCGCTCTGCCCGCGGTGCGCGGCCGAGTACGCCGACCCCGCCGACCGCCGCTTCCACGCCGAGCCCGTCGCCTGCCCGACCTGCGGGCCCCGGCTCGCCTGGGCGGACCTGCGCGGCGAGGAGGCGCTGCGGGCGGCGGTTCAGGCGGTCGCCGAGGGCGGCATCGTCGCGCTGAAAGGGCTGGGCGGCTACCAGTTGGTGTGCGACGCGGGTGATCCACGGGCCGTGGCGGAGCTGCGCCGCCGCAAGCGGCGCCCGGCGAAGCCCTTCGCCGTGATGGTGCCCGACCTCGCGGCGGCCACCCGGCTGGCCGTCATCGGCACCGCCGAGCGCCAGGCCCTGCTCGCCCCCGAGCGTCCGGTGGTCCTGCTCACCCGCCACCGTCGGCACGCGACGTCCGCGCTCGCGCCCGAGGTGCATCCGGGGCTGTCCCGGGTCGGCCTCTTCCTGCCCACCACGGGACTGCACCAGCTGCTCCTCGACCGCTTGGCCCGGCCGCTCGTGGTGACCAGCGGCAACCTCAGCGACGAGCCCATCGCCGTCGACGACACCGAGGCCCGGCGCTCGCTGGGCGGCATCGCGGACGGCTTCCTGACCCACGACCGGCCCATCCGCAACCGCTACGACGACTCCGTGGTGCAGTTCGCCGGCCGCACCCGGATCACGGTCCGCCGGGCCCGGGGTCTGGCACCGGCACCGCTGCCGCTCGCCGTCGATGAGCCGGTCGCCGGGGCCGGGACGCAGCTCAAGCACACCTTCACGCTGGCCGCCCACGGGCGGGCCCTGATCGGACCGCACACCGGTGACCTGTCCGACCAGTCGGCCCACGACGCGTTCCTGACCTCGTACGCGCACCTGAAGCGGCTCAGCGGGATCGAACCGGTGGCCCTGGCCCACGATCTGCATCCCGGCTATCTGTCCACACAGTGGGCGAAGGAGCAGTCGGTGCGTCTGATGCCCGTGCAGCACCACCACGCGCACGTGGCCGCCTGCGCGGCCGAGCACGGGGTGCGGGGCGCGTTCGTGGGCGTCGCCTACGACGGTCTGGGGCTCGGTGACGACGGCACTCTGTGGGGCGGCGAGATCCTCGTCGCCGATCTGACCGGCTACCGCCGCGTGGGCAGGTTCGCGACCGCGCCCCTGCCAGGCGGCGACGCGGCGGTACGCCATCCCTCCCGCACCGCCCTCGGCCACCTGCTGGGCGGCGAGCCGCTGGGCTCCCCGCGCCCCTACCCGTGGCTCGTCCAGCCCTTCGTCGACCGGCTCGACCGCAGCGAGGTCGACGCCGTGCGCGCCATGGTCGCCCACAACGTCAACTGCCCGCGCGCCTCCAGCGCCGGACGCCTCTTCGACACGGTGGCCGCGCTGCTCGGCCTCGCCGACCGGGTGAGCTACGAAGGTGAGGCGGCCGTCCGGGTGGAGGCGGCGGCGGGCGACACGCACGCCGTACCGCTGGCTCATCGCATCGTGCGAACTCGGGGGCTGTGGGTGTACGACTCCGCGCCCACGCTGGCCGATCTGCTGGCGCGACGGCTGGCCGGGGAGCCGGTGGGACGGCTGGCCGCGGCCTTCCATCTGACGCTGGCGATCGCCACGGCGGAGCTGGTCGCGCGGGCCGTGGCCGAGGGCGCGCCGCGCACGGTGTGCCTGGGCGGCGGCTGCTTCGTCAACCGGCGGCTGCTGACCGAGGTGCGGCGCCGGCTGCGCGCCCATGGCCTGCGGGTGCTGGTGGGCGGCCAGGTCCCGGTCGGGGACGGCGGTATCAGCTACGGCCAGGCCGCGGTCGCCGCGGCCCGGCTGGCCGGGGAGAGGTGA
- a CDS encoding FAD/NAD(P)-binding protein: protein MTDVPVPYRVVARTAETGDTVTLRLEPVGTPLGDFAPGQFAMVHCFGRGEIPVSVSSVQATGGLAHTVRAVGAVSAGLCAARSADVLGVRGPYGTGWELQRARGRDVVVVAGGIGLAPLRPLILRALAEPAAYGRVNVLIGARTPADLIAREEIEGWRTAYTGVTVDRPDDGWRGDVGLVTDLLDRADFTPADAVAFVCGPEPMIRATARELAARGLPGDRVRVSLERNMRCATGHCGHCQLGPLLLCRDGPVVNWERAEPLLSVREL from the coding sequence ATGACGGACGTACCCGTCCCGTACCGCGTGGTCGCCCGCACGGCGGAGACCGGCGACACGGTGACGCTGCGTCTGGAGCCGGTCGGCACGCCGCTCGGCGACTTCGCGCCGGGGCAGTTCGCGATGGTGCACTGCTTCGGGCGCGGCGAGATCCCCGTCTCGGTGAGTTCCGTGCAGGCCACCGGCGGGCTCGCGCACACCGTCCGGGCGGTGGGTGCCGTCTCGGCGGGGCTGTGCGCGGCACGCTCCGCCGATGTGCTCGGCGTCCGCGGGCCGTACGGCACCGGCTGGGAGCTTCAGCGGGCCCGTGGACGGGACGTGGTCGTGGTCGCGGGCGGCATCGGGCTCGCCCCGCTCCGCCCGCTGATCCTGCGCGCGCTGGCCGAACCGGCGGCGTACGGCAGGGTCAACGTGCTGATCGGGGCGCGCACCCCGGCCGATCTGATCGCCCGCGAGGAGATCGAGGGCTGGCGGACCGCGTACACCGGTGTGACCGTCGACCGGCCCGACGACGGCTGGCGCGGCGACGTCGGTCTGGTGACCGACCTGCTCGACCGGGCGGACTTCACGCCCGCCGACGCCGTGGCGTTCGTCTGCGGGCCGGAACCCATGATCCGCGCCACCGCCCGCGAACTCGCCGCCCGTGGCCTGCCCGGTGACCGCGTCCGCGTCTCGCTGGAACGCAACATGCGCTGCGCGACCGGCCATTGCGGACACTGCCAGCTCGGTCCGCTGCTGCTGTGCCGGGACGGCCCGGTCGTGAACTGGGAGCGGGCCGAACCCCTGCTGTCGGTGAGGGAGTTGTGA
- a CDS encoding hydrogenase maturation protease: protein MSGGARIAVIGVGNDYRRDDGVGWAVIARLRERPLAPDTVLATCDGDPGRLIGLWEGARLAVVVDAAHAHPGTPGRVHRLALDAGQLPRPSATSSHGLGLGEAVELARVLGLLPERLVVYAVEGADSEFGTGLTPAVAAAVPELVGAVAHEIATGERS from the coding sequence ATGAGCGGAGGTGCGCGGATCGCCGTGATCGGCGTCGGGAACGACTACCGGCGCGACGACGGTGTGGGCTGGGCGGTGATCGCCCGGCTGCGGGAGCGGCCGCTCGCGCCGGACACCGTACTGGCCACCTGCGACGGCGACCCCGGCCGGCTGATCGGCCTGTGGGAGGGCGCCCGGCTGGCCGTGGTCGTGGACGCGGCCCACGCGCACCCCGGGACGCCTGGCCGGGTGCATCGCCTGGCCCTCGACGCCGGACAACTGCCACGGCCCTCGGCGACCAGTTCCCACGGTCTTGGACTCGGCGAGGCGGTCGAGCTCGCCCGGGTCCTCGGCCTGCTGCCCGAACGGCTGGTCGTCTACGCCGTAGAAGGCGCCGACAGCGAGTTCGGCACCGGCCTGACGCCCGCCGTCGCCGCGGCCGTGCCCGAGCTGGTGGGGGCCGTCGCGCACGAGATCGCCACCGGGGAGCGGTCATGA
- a CDS encoding NADH-quinone oxidoreductase subunit B family protein, whose amino-acid sequence MAPTLAVFKLASCDGCQLTLLDCEDELLALAGEVEIAHFLEASSAVRPGPYDLSLVEGSVTTAEDAERVRAIRAASRHLVTIGACATAGGIQALRNYADVDEYRRVVYARPEYVSTLATSTPVSAHVDVDFELRGCPVDRRQLIEVITAFLAGRKPDVPNHSVCFECKRRGTVCVTVAHGTPCLGPVTHAGCGALCPAYHRGCYGCFGPSGSVNLPALIPLLRRDGMDERDVERFLHTFNATAFAKELER is encoded by the coding sequence ATGGCACCCACGCTCGCCGTGTTCAAACTGGCCTCCTGCGACGGCTGCCAGCTCACCCTGCTGGACTGCGAGGACGAACTCCTCGCGCTCGCGGGCGAGGTGGAGATCGCCCACTTCCTGGAGGCGTCCAGCGCCGTCCGGCCGGGCCCCTACGACCTGTCGCTGGTCGAGGGTTCGGTCACCACCGCCGAGGACGCCGAACGCGTCCGCGCGATCCGGGCCGCCTCCCGCCACCTGGTGACGATCGGGGCCTGCGCGACGGCAGGCGGCATCCAGGCGCTGCGCAACTACGCGGACGTGGACGAGTACCGGCGGGTGGTCTACGCCCGCCCCGAGTACGTCTCGACGCTCGCCACCTCCACCCCCGTCTCCGCCCATGTGGACGTCGACTTCGAGCTGCGCGGCTGCCCCGTGGACCGGCGTCAGCTCATCGAGGTGATCACCGCGTTCCTGGCCGGCCGCAAGCCCGACGTGCCGAACCACAGTGTCTGCTTCGAGTGCAAGCGGCGCGGCACGGTCTGCGTCACCGTCGCCCACGGCACCCCCTGTCTCGGCCCCGTGACCCATGCGGGCTGCGGGGCGCTGTGCCCGGCGTACCACCGCGGCTGCTACGGCTGCTTCGGCCCGTCCGGGTCCGTGAACCTCCCCGCGCTGATACCGCTGCTGCGCCGTGACGGCATGGACGAGCGGGACGTAGAGCGGTTCCTGCACACCTTCAACGCGACCGCCTTCGCAAAGGAGTTGGAGCGGTGA
- a CDS encoding universal stress protein, which produces MLVPVVAGVDGSAESLSAAEWAAREAVRRGRPLRLVHARSWHPGQEDGHLATAAQRHLARRTLRQAEERISRTTPAVTLHDEQVDGPATAALLSAANQADLLVLGSRGLSGFTGFLLGSVALGVVGRATRPVVLVRAGEEPADEHLPAPDGSGSVRTGYRDVVLGLDLGDPCDDVLAFGFEAAQLRGARLHVVHAWQPASPLGLGPGEIGLAEGPGQAEEWLGFMTAVLQVWREKFPEVEVVETVTAGRARSALVRAASGASLLVVGRRVTERPVGPRTGPVTHAAIQHVGCPVAVVPHL; this is translated from the coding sequence ATGCTGGTGCCCGTCGTCGCCGGAGTCGACGGTTCCGCCGAGAGTCTTTCCGCCGCCGAGTGGGCCGCCCGTGAGGCGGTACGCCGGGGGCGTCCCCTGCGTCTTGTGCACGCCCGGAGTTGGCATCCCGGCCAGGAGGACGGCCATCTGGCCACCGCCGCCCAGCGTCACCTCGCCCGGCGCACCCTGCGCCAGGCCGAGGAACGCATCAGCCGCACCACCCCCGCCGTCACCCTCCACGACGAACAGGTCGACGGCCCCGCGACCGCGGCCCTGCTGAGCGCCGCCAACCAGGCCGACCTGCTCGTCCTCGGCTCCCGGGGCCTGAGCGGCTTCACGGGTTTCCTGCTCGGCTCGGTGGCCCTCGGCGTGGTGGGCCGCGCCACCCGGCCCGTCGTCCTGGTCCGGGCGGGCGAGGAGCCCGCGGACGAGCACCTGCCGGCGCCGGACGGCAGCGGCTCCGTCCGCACCGGCTACCGCGACGTCGTCCTGGGACTCGACCTCGGCGACCCCTGCGACGACGTGCTCGCCTTCGGCTTCGAGGCGGCCCAACTGCGCGGCGCCCGCCTGCACGTCGTCCACGCCTGGCAGCCCGCCTCCCCGCTCGGCCTCGGCCCCGGCGAGATCGGCCTGGCCGAAGGTCCCGGGCAGGCCGAGGAGTGGCTGGGGTTCATGACGGCCGTGCTCCAGGTGTGGCGCGAGAAGTTCCCGGAGGTCGAGGTCGTCGAGACCGTCACCGCCGGGCGCGCACGGTCCGCGCTGGTGCGGGCCGCGTCCGGAGCGAGCCTGCTCGTCGTGGGCCGCCGCGTCACGGAACGCCCGGTGGGACCGCGCACGGGTCCCGTCACCCACGCCGCCATCCAACACGTCGGCTGCCCCGTGGCCGTCGTACCCCACCTCTGA
- a CDS encoding HypC/HybG/HupF family hydrogenase formation chaperone has product MCLGIPGRVLEVHDDAGLRMATVDFGGIRREVCLDCTPDAGVGSYVIVHVGFAITEVDEVEAHRTLEVLRAMADAVEGELGEPLP; this is encoded by the coding sequence ATGTGCCTGGGTATCCCGGGGCGGGTCCTGGAGGTCCACGACGACGCGGGCCTGCGGATGGCCACGGTCGATTTCGGCGGCATCCGGCGCGAGGTGTGCCTCGACTGCACGCCGGACGCGGGGGTCGGGTCGTACGTCATCGTGCATGTGGGGTTCGCGATCACCGAGGTCGACGAGGTGGAGGCGCACCGGACGCTGGAGGTGCTCCGGGCGATGGCCGACGCGGTCGAGGGCGAGCTGGGGGAACCACTGCCCTAG
- a CDS encoding universal stress protein produces the protein MEREIITGADRVVVGVDARDPAGEALEFAFSAARQNGALLHAVHTWRLPESSGCLPWPVPEETRATWEDHEVQLLSDALRPWREKYPGVEVLADVVLLPTADALAHASAHAALVVLGRSSEDTLLALVRQAHCPVVVVPS, from the coding sequence ATGGAGCGAGAGATCATCACCGGTGCCGACCGGGTCGTCGTCGGAGTCGACGCGCGCGATCCCGCGGGCGAGGCGCTCGAATTCGCCTTCTCCGCGGCCCGGCAGAACGGCGCCCTCCTGCACGCCGTGCACACCTGGCGGCTTCCGGAGAGCAGCGGCTGTCTGCCCTGGCCGGTGCCGGAGGAGACCCGCGCGACCTGGGAGGACCACGAGGTCCAGCTTCTGTCGGACGCGCTGCGGCCCTGGCGGGAGAAGTACCCCGGCGTCGAGGTGCTGGCGGACGTCGTCCTGCTCCCCACGGCCGACGCACTCGCCCACGCGTCCGCGCACGCGGCACTGGTGGTGCTCGGCCGGAGCTCCGAGGACACCCTGCTCGCGCTGGTGCGGCAGGCGCACTGCCCGGTCGTGGTGGTGCCGTCGTAA
- a CDS encoding Crp/Fnr family transcriptional regulator, with amino-acid sequence MPPSIALRMNHALPGEHRDRLLRVGREMRFPQGARLFDEGGQADRFWIVRDGTLALDLHVPGRRAPVVETLGVGDLVGWSWLYEPYVWQFGAETVTPVNAYEFDAVAVRLMCLNDAEFGRAVEHWVGRVLSHRLRAARTRLLDLYGPGGTGGAA; translated from the coding sequence ATGCCTCCCTCGATCGCCCTGCGCATGAACCACGCCCTGCCCGGCGAGCACCGCGACCGGCTGCTCCGCGTCGGCCGCGAGATGCGCTTCCCGCAGGGCGCCCGGCTGTTCGACGAGGGCGGGCAGGCCGACCGCTTCTGGATCGTGCGGGACGGCACCCTCGCCCTCGACCTGCATGTGCCCGGCCGCCGGGCTCCGGTCGTCGAGACCCTCGGCGTCGGCGACCTGGTCGGCTGGTCCTGGCTGTACGAGCCGTACGTCTGGCAGTTCGGCGCCGAGACCGTGACGCCCGTGAACGCCTACGAGTTCGACGCCGTCGCCGTCCGGCTGATGTGCCTGAACGACGCCGAGTTCGGGCGTGCCGTCGAGCACTGGGTCGGCCGGGTGCTGTCCCACCGGCTGCGCGCGGCACGGACCCGGCTCCTCGATCTGTACGGCCCCGGCGGCACCGGAGGTGCGGCATGA